From Penaeus chinensis breed Huanghai No. 1 chromosome 18, ASM1920278v2, whole genome shotgun sequence, one genomic window encodes:
- the LOC125034840 gene encoding molt-inhibiting hormone-like, with product MRVVPSSSQDTGHISPKATRMMASPRGTSSIFKKACQVALVAAVLSGLLSSPASARFIDDECVGAMGNRNIYEKVARVCDDCSNIFRLPNVGESCRRNCFYNEDFLWCIMASERHAEVEQFNRWISILKAGRK from the exons ATGCGGGTAGTGCCCTCCAGTAGTCAGGACACTGGACATATCTCTCCCAAGGCGACCCGAATGATGGCATCTCCTCGTGGAACCTCCAGCATCTTTAAA AAGGCGTGCCAGGTAGCGCTGGTGGCAGCGGTGTTGTCCGGCCTCCTGAGCTCGCCCGCCTCCGCCAGGTTCATCGACGACGAGTGCGTGGGCGCGATGGGCAACCGGAACATCTACGAGAAGGTGGCGCGCGTCTGCGACGACTGCAGCAACATCTTCCGCCTCCCGAACGTGGGCGAGAGCTGTCG AAGAAACTGCTTCTACAACGAGGACTTCCTGTGGTGCATCATGGCCTCGGAGCGGCACGCGGAGGTGGAGCAGTTCAACAGGTGGATCAGTATCCTCAAAGCGGGACGAAAATAA
- the LOC125034813 gene encoding molt-inhibiting hormone-like, whose product MRTWLLLTIVAVGASLASMLDSNCRGAMGNRDMYRKVERVCEDCTNIYRLPQLDGLCRNRCFNNQWFLMCLHSAKREAELEHFRLWISILNAGRPW is encoded by the exons ATG AGAACATGGCTGCTATTAACGATTGTGGCGGTGGGAGCGAGCTTAGCTAGCATGCTCGACAGCAACTGCAGGGGTGCAATGGGAAACCGTGACATGTACAGAAAGGTGGAGCGTGTTTGCGAGGACTGCACCAATATCTATCGGTTACCACAGCTGGATGGTTTATGCAG AAATCGATGCTTCAATAATCAGTGGTTCCTGATGTGCCTTCACTCGGCCAAGCGGGAGGCCGAACTCGAGCATTTCAGACTCTGGATCAGCATCCTCAATGCCGGCCGGCCATGGTGA